The Corynebacterium minutissimum genome includes the window GTGGCTCGGGAATAGCTCCGTTGATGATTTTCCATATCGCCATGCCAAATGACGCCAGCGCAGGAATCAAAATCAGCCCTGCAAGGCCGTAGCTCGCTTTCCGACGCCCCGCCGCCGACCACCTCAGTGCCGCGAGTACCAGCGCGTTGATGAGGAAGTCCTCGAGAAAATCGGCTGCATCAGCAAACAGTGATGCCGAGCCGATGATGCAGCCGACGATGAACTCGCCAAAGAAACCAATGAGGTTCAGGGCTGCAACCCACGCAACGATGCGACGAGCGCGTTGGTTCAAGGACGAAGATGAGAGCTCTTGAGGCATAACCATCGATCTTACTTGGGCGGGCCTCGCCGGCCCACATCGGGCTTGGCTTAGTCCTTGATGACGACATCGTCGTGGCGACGGTGCTTCTCGCCAGCGAAGCCGCCGAATGCAGTGATCAGTGCTACTGCCGCAAGGATGATGATGCCGGGAATTGAGCTCGGGGTGTCGTTAGACGCATTCATAGCTGTGGCCAGGAAGGGAAGGAGTCCCGAAACTGCGGAGGCGATGTTCGCAGAGATGGCCACGCCGGAGTAGCGGACGTTGGCTGGGAAAACCTCGGAAAGAAGGACACCCGATACCGAATACGTAATTGTGACGAGGGAG containing:
- a CDS encoding cation transporter, with the protein product MPQELSSSSLNQRARRIVAWVAALNLIGFFGEFIVGCIIGSASLFADAADFLEDFLINALVLAALRWSAAGRRKASYGLAGLILIPALASFGMAIWKIINGAIPEPLALSGTALVAMVINLVCAVLLIQLRHGSALTRGAWLAARNDVAANILIIGAGLLMMVWASPWPDIVVGILIGAINLRAAAEVFEQARAEDPEIEED